One window of the Eucalyptus grandis isolate ANBG69807.140 chromosome 6, ASM1654582v1, whole genome shotgun sequence genome contains the following:
- the LOC120294449 gene encoding uncharacterized protein LOC120294449: MLDPLRQAEIRRFVAINKLCFIGLLETKVPEDLFESVSSTLIRGWYWISNYEFSHRGRIWVGWNPELVSYSAISISVQAVHGTLKFNSLGLSCCLSAVYREHTFARRRPLWEDLCHYSDIFQNSPWLVVGDFNAIKDPSDRIGCSTNWISYFDEFPQCLARAELVDLRYVGCRFTWSTSSGDARKMRKIDRILVNGEWNLQFSYSEANFLNPRISDHCPMTVRVLQPSYKRKPFKFFDFWTHHPKFKAIVQQAWDSPVAGVSMYQLVSKLKRVKARLRSLNREAFSDISVKVAEARDALRTAKLELQLNLASSILTQEERECRRVFVDLRSQEESFYR; this comes from the coding sequence ATGCTTGATCCCCTTAGGCAAGCGGAAATCAGGCGTTTTGTTGCTATAAATAAATTGTGTTTCATTGGTCTCCTTGAGACCAAAGTGCCTGAGGATCTTTTTGAATCGGTCTCGTCCACCCTTATTAGGGGTTGGTATTGGATTTCGAATTATGAGTTTTCGCATCGTGGGAGGATCTGGGTTGGCTGGAATCCTGAGTTAGTCTCCTACTCTGCTATTTCCATTAGTGTTCAAGCGGTGCATGGCACACTGAAGTTTAATAGTTTGGGGTTAAGTTGCTGTCTATCTGCTGTTTACAGGGAGCACACGTTTGCCCGCCGACGCCCTCTATGGGAAGACCTTTGCCATTATAGTGATATTTTCCAGAATTCTCCGTGGTTGGTCGTTGgcgattttaatgcaattaaagATCCTTCCGATCGCATTGGCTGTTCTACCAACTGGATTTCCTACTTTGATGAATTTCCCCAATGCTTGGCCCGTGCGGAACTTGTGGACCTCAGATATGTTGGGTGCCGTTTCACTTGGTCCACCTCATCCGGTGACGCgaggaaaatgaggaagatCGATCGCATTCTCGTCAACGGTGAGTGGAATCTTCAATTCTCTTACTCAGAGGCCAATTTCCTTAATCCAAGGATATCGGATCATTGTCCTATGACTGTTAGAGTTTTGCAGCCCTCATATAAGAGGAAGCCTTTTAAATTCTTCGACTTTTGGACTCACCACCCAAAGTTTAAGGCCATTGTCCAGCAGGCATGGGATAGTCCGGTTGCAGGCGTATCCATGTACCAACTTGTATCGAAGCTTAAGAGAGTAAAGGCACGGCTTAGATCTCTTAACCGTGAGGCTTTCTCCGACATTTCAGTCAAGGTTGCTGAGGCTAGAGACGCTCTGAGAACTGCTAAGCTAGAGCTCCAGTTGAACCTAGCAAGCTCGATTCTTACTCAAGAAGAAAGGGAGTGTCGCCGTGTATTTGTTGATCTCAGATCTCAGGAAGAATCCTTCTATAGATAG